A genomic segment from Equus asinus isolate D_3611 breed Donkey chromosome 23, EquAss-T2T_v2, whole genome shotgun sequence encodes:
- the LOC123280286 gene encoding interferon omega-1: MAFSVSSLMALVVISSSPVSSMSCDLPASLDLRKQESLRVLHQMETISPPSCLKHRTDFKFPQEQLDGSQFPEAQAISVLQEMLQQTFNLFHTERSSAAWNTTLLDRLLTGLHQQLEDLNTCLDEQRGEEESALGPVGPTLAVKRYFRRIHLYLTGKKYSGCAWEIVRVDIMRSFSSSANLQGRLGMKDGDLGSP; encoded by the coding sequence ATGGCTTTCTCAGTGTCTTCCCTGATGGCACTGGTGGTGATCTCCTCCAGCCCCGTCTCCTCCATGAGCTGTGACCTGCCTGCGAGCCTTGACTTGAGAAAGCAGGAGAGCCTCAGAGTTCTGCACCAAATGGAGAcaatctctcctccttcctgtctgaAGCACAGGACAGACTTCAAATTCCCCCAGGAGCAGCTGGATGGCAGCCAGTTCCCAGAGGCCCAGGCCATCTCTGTCCTCCAGGAGATGCTCCAGCAGACCTTCAACCTCTTCCACACAGAGCGCTCCTCTGCTGCCTGGAACACGACTCTGCTGGACCGACTCCTCACGGGACTCCATCAGCAGCTGGAAGACCTCAACACCTGCTTGgatgagcagagaggagaggaagaatctGCCCTGGGACCTGTGGGCCCTACACTGGCCGTGAAGAGGTACTTCAGGAGAATCCATCTCTACCTGACAGGGAAGAAATACAGTGGCTGTGCCTgggagattgtcagagtggacaTCATGAGATCCTTCTCTTCATCAGCAAACCTGCAAGGAAGATTAGGAATGAAGGATGGAGACCTGGGGTCACCTTGA
- the LOC106828272 gene encoding interferon beta-like codes for MTYRWILPMALLLCFSIRALSVNYDLLWSQLRSSNSACQKLLWQLNGAPQRCPEDTMNFQFPEEIEQAQQFQKEDAALVFYEMLQHTLRIFRRNFASTGWNETIVKNLLVEVHLQMDRLETNLKGIMEEESSTWGNTTILRLKKYYGRISHYLKAEKYSHCAWTVVQAEMLRSLAFLNGLIDYLQD; via the coding sequence ATGACCTACAGGTGGATCCTCCCAATGGCCCTCCTGCTGTGTTTCTCCATCAGGGCTCTTTCTGTGAACTATGACTTGCTTTGGTCCCAACTAAGAAGCAGCAATTCAGCATGTCAGAAGCTCCTGTGGCAGTTGAATGGAGCCCCTCAACGTTGCCCCGAGGACACAATGAACTTCCAGTTCCCTGAGGAGATTGAGCAAGCACAGCAGTTCCAGAAGGAGGATGCCGCATTGGTCTTCTATGAGATGCTCCAGCACACCTTGCgtattttcagaagaaatttcGCTAGCACTGGCTGGAATGAGACCATCGTTAAGAACCTGCTTGTGGAAGTCCACCTGCAGATGGACCGTCTGGAGACAAACCTGAAGGGAATAATGGAGGAGGAAAGCTCCACCTGGGGAAACACGACCATTCTACGCCTGAAGAAATACTACGGAAGGATCTCGCATTACCTGAAGGCCGAGAAGTACAGCCACTGTGCCTGGACAGTGGTCCAAGCGGAAATGCTCAGAAGCTTGGCCTTCCTTAATGGACTCATAGATTACCTCCAAGACTGA